In a genomic window of Helianthus annuus cultivar XRQ/B chromosome 10, HanXRQr2.0-SUNRISE, whole genome shotgun sequence:
- the LOC110886287 gene encoding endo-1,3;1,4-beta-D-glucanase codes for MSGPECCKNPPAISSGGESGKVLQIASLNSYVSGKPDSKIAVLLVSDVYGYEAPKLRQVADKVASAGYYAVVPDFFNGDPMTSEYEIDDWLRKHTPEQVVEFAKPLIQALKEKSITRVGAAGFCWGAKVVVELAKYGEIQVAALLHPSLVTLDDIKGVRVPIAILGAELDKQSPPELIKEFEAALVANEVYHFVKIYPGVGHGWTIRYNDDDAAEVKSAEEAHQDLVNWFVKCL; via the exons ATGTCTGGCCCCGAATGCTGCAAAAATCCTCCGGCAATCTCTTCCGGTGGGGAATCTGGTAAGGTCTTGCAAATTGCATCTCTCAATTCCTACGTTTCTGGCAAGCCTGACTCAAAAATCGCCGTGCTTCTTGTTTCTGATGTTTATG GTTATGAAGCTCCGAAACTAAG GCAAGTTGCGGACAAAGTTGCATCAGCTGGATATTATGCAGTTGTTCCTGATTTCTTCAATGGGGACCCCATGACTTCTGAATATGAGATAGATGACTGGCTAAGAAAGCATACACCT GAGCAAGTAGTTGAATTTGCTAAACCACTTATACAGGCTCTCAAAGAGAAGAGTATAACTAGAGTTGGCGCTGCAGGTTTTTGTTGGGGCG CCAAGGTGGTTGTTGAGCTAGCGAAGTATGGTGAAATACAAGTTGC TGCACTCTTACATCCTTCACTTGTCACTTTAGATGATATCAAGG GTGTTAGGGTCCCTATAGCGATACTAGGTGCCGAGCTCGACAAACAATCTCCACCTGAACTCATCAAAGAATTCGAGGCCGCACTagtagcaaatgag GTTTACCACTTTGTGAAAATATATCCAGGCGTCGGTCATGGTTGGACCATTAGATATAACGATGACGATGCAGCAGAAGTGAAATCTGCAGAAGAGGCTCACCAGGATCTTGTGAATTGGTTTGTGAAGTGTCTTTAG
- the LOC110886286 gene encoding endo-1,3;1,4-beta-D-glucanase, with translation MRAGFSSLQNLIEYQPTMSGPKCCQNPPAISSGEEDGGEVLQIASLSSYVSGNPDSITAIILVSDIFGFEAPKLRQLADKVAAAGYYVLVPDFLFGDYWTPETQLDDWTKKHAPEQTVEFAKPVVEALKEKGISKIGSAGFCWGAKAVVDLAKEAEIQVAALLHPNFVTLDDIKGVKVPIAILGAEFDEFSPPELIKEFEAALIVNEVYHFVKIYPGVGHGWAIRYNDDNPTEVKSAKEAQQDLVDWFGKAFKDLTLLENCYYSHVNSRGKSMGKCSL, from the exons ATGAGAGCTGGTTTCAGCTCACTGCAAAACCTGATTGAGTACCAACCAACGATGTCTGGCCCAAAGTGCTGCCAAAATCCTCCGGCTATCTCCTCTGGCGAGGAAGACGGTGGTGAGGTCTTGCAAATTGCATCACTCAGTTCCTACGTTTCCGGCAATCCTGATTCCATAACCGCCATTATTCTTGTTTCTGATATATTTG GTTTTGAAGCTCCCAAACTGAG GCAACTTGCAGACAAAGTTGCAGCTGCTGGATATTATGTACTTGTTCCTGATTTCTTATTTGGAGACTATTGGACTCCTGAAACTCAGTTAGATGACTGGACAAAAAAGCATGCACCT GAGCAAACAGTTGAATTTGCTAAACCAGTTGTAGAGGCTCTCAAAGAGAAGGGTATATCCAAAATTGGGTCTGCAGGTTTTTGTTGGGGAG CTAAGGCGGTTGTAGATCTAGCAAAGGAAGCCGAAATACAAGTTGCAGCACTCTTACATCCTAATTTTGTCACTTTAGATGATATCAAGG GGGTTAAGGTCCCTATAGCGATACTAGGTGCTGAATTCGACGAATTTTCTCCACCTGAACTCATCAAAGAATTCGAGGCCGCACTAATCGTAAATGAG GTTTACCACTTTGTGAAAATATATCCTGGCGTCGGCCATGGTTGGGCCATTAGATACAACGATGACAATCCAACAGAAGTGAAATCTGCAAAAGAGGCTCAGCAGGATCTTGTGGATTGGTTTGGGAAAGCATTTAAAGACctaacactactagaaaattgcTACTATTCCCACGTCAATTCCCGTGGGAAATCCATGGGTAAGTGCAGTTTATAA